In the genome of Bacillus thuringiensis, the window CAACAAGTGATGTTAAATTTCGAAGTACATAATCTAAACGAGACTATAAAGAATCTTGAGAATATTGGTGTACCTCTTGAGAAGAAAGAAGAAATCAGTGAATTTGGAAAGTTTATTTGGATTAAGGATCCTGAAGGTCGATTGATCGAACTTTGGGAGAAATAGTGGATTATACTTATTTACTATTAAGTTAACAGCTGCGTTAATACATCAAGGTAAATAAAAAAGTCGATTCCTTTAACTCCACAGGAAATCGATTTTTTTGTGGAGTTAAACTTCTTAGCTTTGTAAATCCTCATTTTTCAAATTCTACCCTATGGCCACCAACTTAAAAACATAAAAAACGCTATTCTTACGAAAAGAATAGCGTTTTTCATTATTTAAATATGATTTCATCTGAATTTAATAGATATATCCCCTCTCCTACAAAAGTAGTAGAGTGTTCATTTAAACACTTACTACCTCAGTGGGATTTATCACATTCCAATTTCAATATAATAGTAAATAGGTATATCGGATATAGATGTACATTACTAGGCTTATACATATTTCAACTTTAGAATTACATTCACTATTTAATTGGTAGTTACCAATAAAGAAAGGAATGATCATAATAATACAGAACATATACGAAACTCATTTACATGTAAGAAATTTAGAAAAGGCAATAAATTTCTATCAAAACAAGCTAGGATTAACATTAGCAAGAAAACTCTCCAAAAGAAGAGTGGCTTTCTTTTGGGTCGGAGAAAATAAACAACAAATGCTTGGACTATGGGAAGTAAATAATATCGAAGACTTTGAGCCGAGACATTTTGCTTTTGGTGTAAATTTAGAGTCTTTAATGACTTCTAAAGCGTGGTTAGAGGAACGTGGAATAGAAGTGATAGGAAGTCAAGGAAAAGGAAATCAAGAGCCAATTGTCCAAAGGTGGATGCCCGCTGCAAGTGTATACTTTCTAGATTGTGATGGAAATAAATTAGAATTCATTTCTATGTTACATGAGAATCCAGATGAATTAGAATATGCATCCTATTTAAGTGTATGGAATACGGAACACCAAGAAAAATGAATGAAATCTCCGTTCAAGTCTTTTCTTATTTTTAGATATAATGTTGTACTATCCCCATGCCCATCAACTTAAGAATTTAGAATTCCCCCCCAAAAACGAAATTTCGTCACAAGTTGTCACAAAATTTCGTTTTTTAGGTAGTTTTATTTTCTTAGCTTGATTTCGATGAGCGGTACCCCATAAAGGCCCCTGATACATAATTGATGTTCTGCTATTTGTAGAAAACAATCCACTTATACCATTTTAACAAGAAGAAATATCTCGTCCATGTTGTAATATTGGCTTACGTTAAGCTTGTGAAAAAATCATATTCATGTATAATACAATTGATGTATGATACAATAGTTGTAGGAGGGTGACCTTTTTGAAAAGAGAAGATGCCTTAAAACTAAGAAAAGATATCAAGAAAATGATTATAATAACCGGGGTTTTTGAATCTCAAAATTTGCCCAATGGACCATTTGAAAAACCTTTACCAACTTCTCAAATGATGGCGTTAGAAGAACTAGAGGTGGAAAAATTAACTGTTTGGCAACTATCCAATAAACTTAGATTAGAGACTTCAACTGTAAGTAGATTGGTAGATAAGTTAGTAAAAAAGGGGCTTATTTATCGTGAAGTAAATGAAAAAAATAGAAGAGAACTTTTTCTGCACCTCACAGAAAAAGGTCACATAACTGTTAATTGCTTAAGAGAGCAATCCATTACATTTTATCAAAGTATTCTCAATAATTTATCAGAATCAGAACAAAAAATAGTTGTGGATGGTTTTGAATTATTTATTGATTCTATTTCTAAGCCTTTTGATTAGAGTGAGGTAAGTCATAACATTTGGAGGATAAAATGAGTTTGCATTTTGAACGTCCTATTATTGAATTAAAAGAGAAATTTGATGAATTAAAGAAAATTATGAAAGAAAATAATGTAGATTTATCGTCAGAAATTCATGAATTAGAAAAACGTTTAAATAAAATGCAAGATAAAATTTATTCTAATATTACACCTTTTCAACGAGTTCAAATTGCAAGGCTACGTAATCGACCCACGACATTGGACTATATACCTTTATTGTTTACAAACTTTCTCGAACTTCATGGTGATCGATTATATGGTGATGATAAAGCAATGATAGGTGGTATTGCAAAATTTAAAGGAATGCCCGTTACGGTTATTGGTCATCAAAGAGGTAGAAATACAAAGGAAAGTATAGAAAGAAATTTTGGAATGGCACATCCAGAAGGTTATAGAAAAGCGCTAAGACTTATGAAACAAGCTGATAAATTTAATCGCCCTATTATTACATTTATTGATACAATAGGCGCCTATCCAGGGATAGGGTCTGAAGAACGTGGAATTTCTGAAGCGATAGCTCGAAATCTATTTGAAATGACTACACTTAAAGTGCCAATTGTTTGTATTGTAATTGGAGAGGCATCAAGTGGTGGAGCTCTTGGCATTAGTGTCGGTAACCATATCCATATGTTAGAGTATTCATGGTACTCGGTAATTTCGCCCGAAGGAGCAGCATCTATCCTATGGAAGGACGCTAAGTATGCTCCAGAAGCTGCTGAACATATGAAAATTTCAGCAAAAGATTTAAAACATTTAGGAATTATTGATGAAATCATTCCTGAAATTAAAGGTGGAGCACAAAATGATATACAATTACAGGCAAAAATGATTGAATCTGTAATCGAATCATCTCTAAAAAAATTGATACTATTATCCTCGGAAGAGCTTATACAACAGCGATATGAAAAGTATAGACAAATAGAGAATTATAAATGAAAGTATTTAAAGTCCGTATTACATTTCGGAGGATTATCGCAAAAAAATTCTAAATATTTTGTAAGTAAACTCTTAAACTGGGATATGCTGATACTATCACTCTACAAAAGATGTGTGATCGGTATGGAAAAGGATAATTTGTTCAAATGGATCAACGTGGTGTGTACTATATATCGCGACTCAAATTAAACAATAGGATATATGTCAAAAATGAATTTCCTGAATACTTTCGAAACGGAACAATAAAAAAACAATATCAGTACATCAAAGTTGATTTAGAGCACATCATGGATACCTTAAAACCAG includes:
- a CDS encoding acetyl-CoA carboxylase carboxyltransferase subunit alpha, translating into MSLHFERPIIELKEKFDELKKIMKENNVDLSSEIHELEKRLNKMQDKIYSNITPFQRVQIARLRNRPTTLDYIPLLFTNFLELHGDRLYGDDKAMIGGIAKFKGMPVTVIGHQRGRNTKESIERNFGMAHPEGYRKALRLMKQADKFNRPIITFIDTIGAYPGIGSEERGISEAIARNLFEMTTLKVPIVCIVIGEASSGGALGISVGNHIHMLEYSWYSVISPEGAASILWKDAKYAPEAAEHMKISAKDLKHLGIIDEIIPEIKGGAQNDIQLQAKMIESVIESSLKKLILLSSEELIQQRYEKYRQIENYK
- a CDS encoding VOC family protein, which translates into the protein MIQNIYETHLHVRNLEKAINFYQNKLGLTLARKLSKRRVAFFWVGENKQQMLGLWEVNNIEDFEPRHFAFGVNLESLMTSKAWLEERGIEVIGSQGKGNQEPIVQRWMPAASVYFLDCDGNKLEFISMLHENPDELEYASYLSVWNTEHQEK
- a CDS encoding MarR family winged helix-turn-helix transcriptional regulator, giving the protein MKREDALKLRKDIKKMIIITGVFESQNLPNGPFEKPLPTSQMMALEELEVEKLTVWQLSNKLRLETSTVSRLVDKLVKKGLIYREVNEKNRRELFLHLTEKGHITVNCLREQSITFYQSILNNLSESEQKIVVDGFELFIDSISKPFD